AAAGAGACGAATGCAATTGGTCGACAAATCTAAATGTTTAAATCTTATGTTTGCCGGTAATACTACAcaacaaggttaaacacaactaGGAATTGCACTAATCTGTAGAGTTAGTCAAATCAAAGGTTAGGTGAAAAATCAGGCGAAACTAATAAATAGGTTTCAATTTCATAAAGCCCAAAGTTGAGAAAAAACtgaggaattaaaaaaaaaaaaaaaaaaaaaaaagggtttctTGCTGAAAACCATACATAACAGGGATTTTCTGAGTAATCCGAGGAATTAAATCAAACTAGTCACTGTCCTCATCGTCAACATCCTTATTTTCGTGATCAGCTACAACCTTCTCGATAAACCTCTTCTGGACTCCTTTTAAGATCCCCTGCCTTGATGGACCGTCGCCGATATGTCCATCATTTAAGACTGGTCCGGACTGGCAAAGGGTCAAGGCTACAGCTGAACAAAAAAAAGATAGCAGATATTAGTAAACAAGGGTAATCAAattggttttatttttttaacaggGAAGAACAAAAAGGTTCTTCATTTTTCAAGGAGTTGATGGCAAAAGCCACTGAAGCAGATTTAAGGCGAACTGTGCATTCCTAGAAGAAACCATATGAAAAGAATAGGATGGAAGTAGGcaacatcattttttttttcttttttctattgATTTGAACTACTAAACTTCCTTTTGTTTTTACTCCCTTCACATAAACAACATAAGAGTTGTCCCATGAATGCAAATTTTTGCACCCTTAATTAATCATAtagttattttgaattttgatggtTTCCATCTCATGCTTCTTGAATAGCATTCAAAATCAAGACAAACAAATTAGGGTCAAATGCTACTTGGTGACAATTTTACTAAGTGCTTCAGcaggtttgtttttttttctttaatcttgAAGACAGTGTTTCAGAACAAAATATATTCTTGGAGGAATTCTCCCACTTTATATGTTTGGCATTCAAATTCTTCAAGACTGGATGAAACTTAGATCATCAATGTCAAAGCGAAAGAGAAACTCATTTGCATCAAGTAATAATGCCTATGCCTCTTTAATAAAGATGTAAAATTCATAATTATCACTTTGAGTAATGTTGTATACCCATTGAATTTGTAACTGGTGCAATAAGTTTCCCCTATCAAAAGCAATCTCAAAAGTAGAAAGATCTATATCCTTAATGATAAACTTTAATTGGAGTCATGGTGGAAAACTTTAGTCACATGGAACTCTACTTTCTTGAGATAGTTGTAATTGGAGTTATTGTGGTAATACACCAGTAAAATTAGTTAGGACATGGAACTTCTTACTCCAACAATAGAACTTCATCCAACTTGATCATCATCATGTATTTCTTTCTGTTCATGTGGTCATGGGTCAATAGAAGAGCAACCCTAGAATACTAAGCCTTTTTCAACtagctaaaattttcaaaataaaatatgctGCTCAAACTGGATACCTGTCTCCAATTTATCTGACTATTAGTACCTATTTCTGATTTTAAGAATGCATAGTCTTGAACATTTTAAAAAATGTATGCATGTTGTATACAGTCAATACATTACATAATGCATTTGTGGTATGAAAACATAATTGTGGTCCATattttttgaaatgtaaaagtgtttttttaaaaagatagCTAAGAGAGCCCTCAAGCACTCCACTCGGATGAAGGTGACTTTCAAGCCCAAGCCCTTGGCAACAACTCCCATGGACCTTACCAACTGAGCTAGTTGGTATCCTCAGAAGATAACATAGTGATATTAAATTAAATCTACTAAAGTGATTACATGTATCACGTAACAATCAAATTAATCTACCAAAGTAATCTATAGTTCCATGTAAAATATTTTGCAtgacaataaatataacacaaaaTACACAATATATAACAATGAATGTAAACCAGCTGAGGCAATTCATGTAAAATAAAATTACCATGTTAAGCTAAGCAATACATAGAATGTGCTTTTTATTTGTCTATCTAAACATTGTCTATCTAATAAAACTAATTTAATCAAATGAACATGAACTTGAACGTGATTTAGACTACCAAACCAGGGATATATTCAGCTGGCATAATTCTTATGCAGATGTAAGATGATGGAATGCAGTCTTTCAGTGCATAAGCCTAAGCAGCTCCATAGACAACTTATGTGGACACATTAACCAAAGATTCTAACCTTGCTTTCTGCTATTTCTGTTACTAAAGTCGTACAAATCCTTAATCTTAGATTGATGATGCAAAATaattaacttccatttttaataGATTAACTCTCAGTTTACATAAAAATAACAAATTTGATATTAAATCTTCACTTTAAAGAAAATCTTTAAATTCACACATCTCTATCTATATTGATCAGTCAATCATAAAACTTCCTTTGATTCTCGTTATCTTGTACAGCCACAATTTATCGCTCACCTGAAAATTGAAATGTAGATAATTTCATAGTATTCATAATATTTTTCCACTAATTCTAGCATATAAGTATATAGATCTCCTTAACTTTAGAACCTGTCATAATAATCCCCAGGCTGTATATCTGTGGTGAACATTAGCCTACCTTTAAAGCCTTTGTACATTGATATTTGATTACATCTTTTGACTTCATAAGCACACTATGGTAAGATTGGGTTGTAAGTAGGAGCATGAGGTGCATGAAACTTCAAACCTTAGTTGGCCAACCAGTAGAAGAAGCAAATAATAATAGCTTCaggttaattttataaaaaaaagtaTAATAAAGATGAACCATAATACCTTCAGATGTACATCTCCGAGAGCCAAAGTGATGTAACCCTACATAAGTTCCTTTGACTGCACCATTGTTATACACCAAAATGGTAGGAAGGTTCCTATCTGGATAATTTGGAATGCAGTCAGTTGAgattatcttgacaaatttggTAGCTGGGTTCTTGGTAGCAAGCTCTTCCAGGCACTGTAAGAGTAGGGCACAGTCTTGTATGCTGTCACGAACAACCCAATAAACAGTGAAAAGTGAGATTTTGGAATGGTCATAAACAATGACCGACCTAATGAAACCATGTACTATTTAAGTGTTAGAGGATATGAACACTCCCGACAAGCTGCTCTCGTACAACAATGTTACTTGCATCAGCAGTATGCGACGAATAACGGTGGCTAGCTTTAGTTGTTTATAGACGAACAATAACTAATATGTTCAGATAGGAGATGGATTACCAATAAAACTATGAACTTAAAATAAAGGGAGTCAAGAATGCAACACATATGTAGAACTTTCGATCATTATAGGCTAACAAACTTTGTTATTGACGAAGGGTAGGACGATACCCCACGCAATTGCATCTACGCAAGATATCCTTCTAGTCTGGAAAGAACGCAAACTAAACAAGTAATCGAGAAAAAAATGCCGCAGTgtcataaaaaaaacaaattttagaACAAGGGGCATACCCTTCCTTGAAGAGTAACACAACGACCCAGACATCTTCCGGCGCTTGCGACACCTCCCGGACAAAGTCCGATCCAGAGATCTGCGTCACCGATCCAAATCGGGCAACCTTTGCAGCCTCCCGCATCTCCTCCAGCCTCCGTTTTCTAGGTTTCCGCCGGAAGGATACCCGAATCAATCATCATGTACAAATACATAGAATAGAGAAAAAGGGAGAACCTGGAGGCGAGAGCGCCCTAACCTGTACTCCTCGAGGAAGCGGTCATCGTCCAGGTCGTGGTCATCCTCGAGGTCTTCGAGCTCGGCCGGCGTGCGGTCGTCAAGCCAGGCCTTCGATTTGGGGGCGAGATCAGGATCGTCGGCAGGGACGAAAGGCGACGGCTTGAAGGGCTCGGGCTTCGGAGGGAGGTTGCCGAGACGCCGCTGGATGTCGTCCCACTGCGTGCTCGCTCCCTCCACGTCCTTGTACACGAAGTGGTAATCagccatctctctctctctctctctctctctcgcgctCTCCAGAAGCGAAATAGGGTAGTCCGCAGGGCAACGGGGATTTATTCCCTATCCCTGTGCAAAAAGTCTCGGCCCACTgggtttcgccttttgccacagaAGCGAAATAGGGATCAGTAGAAATGTCTTATTTATATGAAGATAAAATGACGAGAAAATAAATTTATTGCTGAAAATGTCTGGTTTGtgcattttatattt
This genomic stretch from Zingiber officinale cultivar Zhangliang chromosome 7A, Zo_v1.1, whole genome shotgun sequence harbors:
- the LOC122002321 gene encoding phosducin-like protein 3; amino-acid sequence: MADYHFVYKDVEGASTQWDDIQRRLGNLPPKPEPFKPSPFVPADDPDLAPKSKAWLDDRTPAELEDLEDDHDLDDDRFLEEYRKRRLEEMREAAKVARFGSVTQISGSDFVREVSQAPEDVWVVVLLFKEGIQDCALLLQCLEELATKNPATKFVKIISTDCIPNYPDRNLPTILVYNNGAVKGTYVGLHHFGSRRCTSEAVALTLCQSGPVLNDGHIGDGPSRQGILKGVQKRFIEKVVADHENKDVDDEDSD